The proteins below come from a single Acidovorax sp. NCPPB 4044 genomic window:
- the xerD gene encoding site-specific tyrosine recombinase XerD — MTLSQASQDAIDAFIDAVWLEDGLSRNTLAAYRRDLSLYAEWLQEHMPDTAGALDATAEHHLQAYFAARHAVTRATSANRRLTVLRRYFQWALRERRIAADPTVRLQAARQPLRVPKTLSAAQIEALLHAPDTSTALGLRDRAMLELMYASGLRVTELVTLKTYHAALSEGVLRVMGKGSKERLVPFGEVAAEWLQRYLSQARAEILAGQQTDDLFVTRRGAGMTRAMFWVVVKKHAQGAGITVPLSPHTLRHAFATHLLNHGADLRVVQLLLGHADISTTTIYTHVARERLKALHAQHHPRG, encoded by the coding sequence ATGACCCTCTCGCAAGCCAGCCAGGACGCCATCGACGCCTTCATCGATGCGGTGTGGCTGGAAGACGGCCTCTCCCGCAACACGCTGGCGGCGTACCGCCGCGACCTGTCGCTCTATGCCGAGTGGCTGCAGGAGCACATGCCCGACACCGCGGGCGCGCTCGACGCGACGGCGGAGCACCACCTGCAGGCGTATTTCGCCGCCCGCCATGCGGTCACCCGCGCCACGTCGGCCAACCGGCGCCTGACGGTGCTGCGGCGCTATTTCCAGTGGGCCCTGCGCGAGCGCCGCATCGCCGCCGATCCCACCGTGCGGCTGCAGGCGGCCAGGCAACCGCTGCGCGTGCCCAAGACGCTGTCGGCCGCCCAGATCGAAGCCCTGCTGCACGCCCCCGACACCAGCACGGCGCTCGGCTTGCGCGATCGGGCGATGCTCGAACTCATGTACGCCAGCGGCCTGCGCGTGACGGAACTGGTCACGCTCAAAACCTACCACGCGGCGCTGTCCGAAGGGGTGCTGCGCGTGATGGGCAAGGGCAGCAAGGAGCGGCTGGTGCCGTTCGGCGAGGTGGCGGCCGAATGGCTGCAGCGGTATCTGTCGCAGGCGCGGGCGGAGATCCTCGCGGGCCAGCAGACCGACGATCTGTTCGTCACGCGGCGCGGGGCCGGCATGACCCGGGCGATGTTCTGGGTGGTCGTGAAAAAGCACGCACAGGGTGCCGGCATCACCGTGCCGCTCTCTCCGCACACGCTGCGGCACGCCTTCGCCACCCACCTGCTCAACCATGGCGCGGACCTGCGCGTGGTGCAGTTGCTGCTCGGGCACGCCGACATCTCCACCACCACGATCTACACCCACGTGGCGCGCGAGCGGCTCAAGGCCCTCCACGCGCAGCACCATCCGCGCGGCTGA
- a CDS encoding Bug family tripartite tricarboxylate transporter substrate binding protein, translated as MIESLSRRRMLSLCASAGLAAAAGASSQARAQASAAQWPAGSRPVRIVVAYPAGGVSDVVARALADKLSTQLGTPVVVENKAGAGGAIAMDMVAKAPADGYTLGFSSISPLVLSPHLGKLPFDPVRDIAPVASVMVSPVLLLATPACDAKDFAALIAQAKAKPGEVRWATSGLASLGHIMLEQIQQGTQARITHVPYKGGGQQLNDALSGQFEILSTNAGPAVMQHIQAGKLRALAVGAPGRLEALASVPTLAELGLPAANLSSQFGLFAPARTPAAVLERLNAETNKALAQQDLRARLAATDNVPTGGTAADFARQIAQESQGNARVIRAANIQMN; from the coding sequence ATGATTGAATCGTTATCGCGCAGGCGCATGCTGTCGCTGTGCGCATCGGCCGGCCTGGCCGCTGCCGCGGGGGCTTCTTCCCAGGCCCGTGCGCAAGCCTCGGCCGCGCAATGGCCCGCAGGGTCCAGGCCCGTGCGCATCGTCGTGGCCTACCCGGCCGGCGGCGTGAGCGATGTCGTGGCGCGTGCGCTGGCCGACAAGCTCTCCACGCAACTAGGCACGCCGGTGGTCGTGGAAAACAAGGCGGGCGCCGGGGGCGCCATCGCCATGGACATGGTGGCCAAGGCGCCGGCCGATGGCTACACGCTCGGTTTCTCCTCGATCAGCCCGCTGGTGCTCAGCCCCCACCTGGGCAAGCTGCCGTTCGACCCGGTGCGCGACATCGCTCCGGTGGCGAGCGTGATGGTCTCGCCCGTGCTGCTGCTGGCAACGCCTGCCTGCGATGCCAAGGACTTCGCGGCACTGATCGCGCAGGCCAAGGCAAAGCCGGGCGAGGTGCGATGGGCGACGTCGGGGCTCGCGTCGCTGGGCCACATCATGCTGGAGCAGATCCAGCAGGGAACGCAGGCGCGCATCACGCACGTGCCCTACAAGGGCGGCGGGCAGCAGCTCAACGACGCGCTCAGCGGGCAGTTCGAGATCCTGTCGACCAACGCCGGGCCGGCGGTCATGCAGCATATCCAGGCCGGCAAGCTGCGCGCGCTGGCCGTGGGGGCGCCGGGCCGGCTCGAAGCGCTGGCGTCGGTACCCACGCTGGCCGAGCTGGGCCTGCCGGCCGCCAACCTGAGTTCGCAGTTTGGCCTGTTCGCGCCTGCCCGCACGCCCGCGGCCGTCCTGGAACGGCTGAATGCCGAGACGAACAAGGCGCTGGCCCAGCAGGACCTGCGCGCACGATTGGCCGCCACGGACAACGTTCCCACGGGCGGGACGGCTGCCGACTTCGCCCGGCAGATCGCGCAGGAGTCGCAGGGCAACGCGCGGGTGATCCGCGCGGCGAACATCCAGATGAATTGA
- a CDS encoding EAL and HDOD domain-containing protein has product MSSNNENAPAFEPTQPQDGADPAADDGNLSIIARQAIVDEHRAVFGYELFDRSTASDAHTAASDAALLFNALSYAGTEALVGKKTVFINCTHESLAGGHLELIHPEKVVLEVPTLADTATLEEIEGRLSTLEGLRTRGFRLAFSQNVLRRNYGSWLRMASFVKLDMQAFRPELAEPLVKFARANSQATLVAEKVETAEQHERMSALGVKLFQGFWFAKPALVKAQTIRPSQATIIQLINLVRKQASTAEIEELLKKDPTLSFNLLRFINSSGFGLSCEVTSFRHAVMILGLKKLFRWAALLMTTSRAGGSPPAVGQTAVVRGRLMELLAAELLPPEECDNAFVVGVFSLLDTMLGVPLEKALESVALPQPVVDALLHNTGVFAPFLDLTKACESGDEVAFARAAEALHLSNRQVNWAHLQALTWAESLGE; this is encoded by the coding sequence ATGTCGAGCAATAACGAAAATGCACCGGCTTTCGAGCCGACCCAACCCCAGGACGGAGCCGACCCCGCGGCCGATGATGGCAATCTGTCCATCATCGCGCGCCAGGCCATCGTGGACGAACACCGCGCCGTCTTCGGCTACGAGCTGTTCGACCGCTCCACCGCCTCCGACGCGCACACGGCCGCCAGCGACGCGGCCCTGCTCTTCAACGCCCTCTCCTACGCCGGCACCGAGGCGCTGGTGGGCAAGAAGACCGTCTTCATCAACTGCACGCACGAGAGCCTCGCCGGCGGCCACCTCGAACTCATCCACCCCGAGAAGGTGGTGCTGGAAGTGCCCACGCTGGCGGACACGGCCACCCTCGAGGAGATCGAAGGCCGCCTGTCCACGCTCGAAGGGCTGCGCACGCGGGGTTTCCGGCTGGCGTTCAGCCAGAACGTGCTGCGGCGCAACTACGGCAGCTGGCTGCGCATGGCCTCGTTCGTCAAGCTCGACATGCAGGCGTTCCGCCCCGAACTGGCCGAGCCGCTCGTGAAGTTCGCGCGGGCCAACAGCCAGGCCACGCTGGTCGCCGAGAAGGTCGAAACGGCCGAGCAGCACGAACGCATGTCGGCGCTCGGCGTGAAGCTGTTCCAGGGCTTCTGGTTCGCCAAGCCGGCACTGGTGAAGGCGCAGACCATCCGGCCGTCGCAGGCCACGATCATCCAGCTCATCAACCTAGTGCGCAAACAGGCCAGCACGGCGGAGATCGAAGAACTGCTCAAGAAGGACCCCACGCTGTCCTTCAATCTGCTGCGCTTCATCAATTCGTCGGGCTTCGGCCTGTCGTGCGAGGTCACGTCGTTCCGCCACGCGGTGATGATCCTGGGCCTCAAGAAGCTCTTCCGCTGGGCTGCGCTGCTGATGACCACGTCGCGCGCCGGTGGATCGCCCCCGGCCGTGGGCCAGACGGCGGTGGTGCGCGGTCGCCTCATGGAATTGCTGGCGGCCGAGCTGCTGCCGCCCGAGGAATGCGACAACGCCTTCGTGGTGGGCGTGTTCTCGCTGCTGGACACCATGCTCGGCGTCCCCCTCGAAAAGGCCCTGGAATCGGTGGCCCTGCCCCAGCCGGTGGTCGACGCGCTGCTGCACAACACGGGAGTGTTCGCGCCGTTCCTCGACCTCACCAAGGCCTGCGAAAGCGGCGACGAAGTGGCCTTCGCCCGGGCCGCCGAAGCGCTCCACCTGTCGAACCGCCAGGTCAACTGGGCGCATCTGCAGGCCCTCACCTGGGCCGAAAGCCTCGGCGAATAG
- a CDS encoding EAL and HDOD domain-containing protein has protein sequence MPSNPPTLTPQSPASTASGAGPSGAMIARQAIVNGQHSVIGYELFNRSRAGVAHTAATDVFLVFTALSHAGTEELVGKKLIFVNCTHESLAGGHLELVDPDKVVLEIPPLGHSAAAEVSTRLPILQALRERGFHLAFNHTVLESAYAPWLPLADYIKLDLSLLAPDQLAVLIKYAGRHTKAELIAEKVESAQQYDMASSMGVQLFQGFWFSRPAVVEARLLTPSQSSILQLINLVRQQASTDEIEEVLKKDAGLAFNLMRLINSSGFGLAREITSFRQAVMLMGLKKLFRWAALLLTASRIGGIPASVGHTAVVRGRLMELLALETLSQDDADQAFVVGIFSMLDVMLSMPIESAIGLLHVPEPVADALLRREGVLGELLRLAEACESSDDALFDQAATTLHLTSQQINWAHLQALAWADQLTD, from the coding sequence ATGCCTTCCAACCCACCTACCCTCACCCCCCAGAGCCCCGCCAGCACGGCCTCCGGCGCCGGCCCGTCGGGCGCCATGATCGCCCGCCAGGCGATCGTGAACGGCCAGCATTCCGTGATCGGCTACGAGCTGTTCAACCGCTCGCGCGCGGGCGTGGCGCACACGGCGGCCACGGACGTGTTCCTGGTGTTCACGGCCCTCTCGCACGCGGGCACCGAAGAGCTGGTGGGCAAGAAGCTCATCTTCGTGAACTGCACGCACGAGAGCCTGGCCGGCGGCCACCTCGAGCTGGTGGACCCCGACAAGGTCGTGCTGGAGATCCCGCCCCTGGGCCATTCGGCGGCGGCCGAGGTGAGCACGCGGCTGCCGATCCTGCAGGCCCTGCGCGAGCGCGGCTTCCACCTCGCGTTCAATCACACGGTGCTCGAATCGGCCTATGCACCCTGGCTGCCGCTCGCCGACTACATCAAGCTCGACCTCTCGCTGCTGGCGCCCGACCAGCTCGCCGTGCTCATCAAGTATGCAGGCCGCCATACCAAGGCGGAGCTGATCGCCGAGAAGGTCGAAAGCGCCCAGCAGTACGACATGGCATCCAGCATGGGCGTGCAGCTCTTCCAGGGCTTCTGGTTCTCGCGCCCCGCCGTGGTCGAGGCCCGGCTGCTCACCCCCTCGCAGTCCAGCATCCTGCAGCTCATCAACCTGGTGCGCCAGCAGGCCAGCACGGATGAGATCGAAGAAGTGCTCAAGAAGGATGCGGGGCTGGCCTTCAATCTGATGCGCCTCATCAACTCCTCGGGCTTCGGGCTGGCACGCGAGATCACCTCGTTCCGCCAGGCGGTGATGCTGATGGGGCTCAAGAAACTGTTCCGCTGGGCGGCATTGCTGCTCACGGCCTCGCGCATCGGCGGCATTCCGGCATCGGTGGGCCACACGGCGGTGGTGCGCGGGCGCCTCATGGAACTGCTGGCGCTCGAGACCCTGTCGCAGGACGATGCCGACCAGGCCTTCGTGGTGGGCATCTTCTCGATGCTGGACGTCATGCTGAGCATGCCGATCGAATCGGCCATCGGTCTGCTGCACGTCCCCGAGCCCGTGGCCGATGCCCTGCTGCGCCGCGAGGGCGTGCTCGGCGAGCTGCTGCGCCTCGCGGAGGCCTGCGAATCGAGCGACGACGCGCTGTTCGACCAGGCCGCGACCACGCTGCACCTGACCAGCCAGCAGATCAACTGGGCCCACCTGCAGGCACTGGCCTGGGCCGACCAGCTGACGGACTGA
- a CDS encoding ferritin-like domain-containing protein, translating to MELRQCALQALCLTDPEEKAARTLALHAAADGLPLAAHAPPPPAPDGLPGRPDRPELLHHTAVARRSPATPLGRAVLLHAIAHIEFNAINLALDAVWRFSGMPDAYYRDWLRVAAEEASHFRMLREHLRVTGHDYGDFPAHQGLWTMCEKTAHDIVARMALVPRTLEARGLDATPLIQRKLTQVGTPDALAAVAILDVILREEVGHVAIGNHWYRWLCERDGHDPESHYGDLVQRYEAPRLKPPFNEAARRAAGFSEAELRWLQAE from the coding sequence ATGGAGCTTCGCCAATGCGCCCTGCAGGCCCTGTGCCTCACCGATCCCGAAGAAAAGGCCGCGCGGACGCTGGCGCTGCACGCCGCTGCCGACGGCCTGCCCCTGGCCGCGCACGCCCCGCCGCCGCCCGCCCCCGATGGCCTGCCGGGCCGCCCTGACCGCCCCGAGCTGCTGCACCACACCGCCGTGGCCCGTCGCTCGCCGGCCACGCCGCTCGGCCGTGCGGTGCTGCTGCATGCCATCGCCCATATCGAGTTCAACGCCATCAACCTGGCGCTCGATGCCGTCTGGCGCTTCAGCGGCATGCCGGACGCCTACTACCGCGACTGGCTGCGCGTCGCCGCCGAGGAGGCCTCCCATTTCCGCATGCTGCGCGAACACCTGCGCGTCACGGGCCACGACTACGGCGACTTTCCCGCGCACCAGGGCCTGTGGACCATGTGCGAGAAAACCGCCCACGACATCGTGGCGCGCATGGCGCTGGTGCCGCGCACGCTGGAGGCGCGTGGGCTGGACGCAACGCCGCTGATCCAGCGCAAGCTCACCCAGGTGGGCACCCCCGACGCGCTGGCGGCCGTGGCGATCCTGGACGTGATCCTGCGCGAGGAGGTCGGCCATGTGGCCATCGGCAACCATTGGTACCGCTGGCTGTGCGAGCGCGACGGGCACGACCCGGAAAGCCACTACGGCGACCTCGTGCAGCGCTACGAAGCCCCGCGCCTGAAACCCCCGTTCAATGAGGCGGCACGCCGCGCCGCGGGCTTCAGCGAGGCCGAACTGCGCTGGCTGCAGGCCGAATGA
- a CDS encoding gamma carbonic anhydrase family protein, with product MALYELDGTTPRVAESAWVADSAEVMGNVVLGEDASIWFGAVLRGDNETLSIGAGTNVQDGSVLHSDLGQPLVLGERVTVGHKVVLHGCTVGDESLIGIGAVVLNGAKIGRHCLVGAGALVTEGKEFPDGSMILGSPAKAVRQLTPEQIEGLRKSAQTYIANARRFRAGLHRTG from the coding sequence ATGGCGCTTTACGAACTCGACGGTACAACCCCCCGCGTGGCCGAATCGGCCTGGGTGGCGGACAGTGCCGAAGTGATGGGCAACGTGGTGCTGGGCGAGGATGCCAGCATCTGGTTCGGCGCCGTGCTGCGGGGCGACAACGAGACGCTGTCGATCGGTGCCGGCACCAACGTGCAGGACGGCAGCGTGCTGCATTCCGACCTGGGCCAGCCGCTCGTGCTCGGCGAGCGCGTGACGGTGGGGCACAAGGTCGTGCTGCACGGCTGCACGGTGGGCGACGAATCGCTCATCGGCATTGGCGCGGTGGTGCTCAATGGTGCGAAGATCGGCCGGCACTGCCTCGTGGGCGCCGGCGCGCTGGTGACGGAAGGCAAGGAGTTCCCGGACGGCTCGATGATCCTCGGCAGTCCGGCCAAGGCGGTGCGGCAGCTCACGCCGGAACAAATCGAGGGCCTGCGCAAGAGCGCGCAGACCTATATCGCCAATGCCCGGCGCTTCCGGGCGGGGCTGCACCGCACGGGCTGA
- the hslO gene encoding Hsp33 family molecular chaperone HslO, with amino-acid sequence MSELHKFLFDGLPVRGMIVRLTDAWTEILARRAGNTATGAYAPEVRELLGEMAAAGVLMQSNIKFNGALVLQVFGDGPVKLAVAEVQSDLALRATASIQGEVPVGARLPDMVNVGGGGRCAITLDPKDRLPGQQPYQGVVPLHGDQHEKLDKLSDVLQHYMLQSEQLDTTLVLAADDKVAAGLLIQRMPIKGEANLAGREMSQSENEDEIGRNEDYNRISTLAASLTREELLSLDIDTVLHRLFWEEKLLRFVPKEGVDGPRFACTCSRERVSSMLRSLGAEEAESIIAERGEIEVACEYCGQQYRFDPVDAAQIFTNAAELLPGTKAVQ; translated from the coding sequence GTGTCAGAACTCCACAAGTTCCTCTTCGATGGCCTGCCGGTGCGCGGCATGATCGTCCGCCTCACGGACGCCTGGACCGAGATCCTCGCGCGCCGCGCCGGCAACACCGCCACGGGTGCCTACGCGCCCGAGGTGCGCGAATTGCTGGGCGAGATGGCCGCGGCGGGCGTGCTCATGCAGTCCAACATCAAGTTCAACGGCGCGCTGGTGCTGCAGGTCTTCGGTGACGGCCCGGTGAAGCTGGCCGTGGCGGAGGTGCAGTCCGACCTGGCGCTGCGGGCCACGGCCTCCATCCAGGGCGAGGTGCCCGTGGGCGCGCGCTTGCCCGACATGGTGAATGTGGGCGGCGGCGGCCGCTGCGCGATCACGCTCGATCCCAAGGACCGCCTGCCGGGCCAGCAGCCCTACCAGGGCGTGGTGCCGCTGCACGGCGACCAGCACGAGAAGCTCGACAAGCTCAGCGACGTGCTGCAGCACTACATGCTGCAGTCCGAGCAGCTCGACACGACGCTGGTGCTGGCGGCCGACGACAAGGTGGCCGCGGGCCTGCTGATCCAGCGCATGCCCATCAAGGGCGAGGCCAACCTGGCCGGCCGGGAGATGAGCCAGAGCGAGAACGAGGACGAGATCGGCCGCAACGAGGACTACAACCGCATCTCCACGCTGGCGGCCAGTCTGACCCGCGAGGAACTGCTGTCGCTGGACATCGACACCGTGCTGCACCGCCTCTTCTGGGAAGAAAAGCTGCTGCGCTTCGTGCCCAAGGAAGGCGTGGACGGCCCGCGCTTCGCCTGCACCTGCAGCCGCGAGCGCGTGAGTTCCATGCTGCGCAGCCTGGGCGCCGAAGAGGCCGAGAGCATCATCGCCGAGCGCGGCGAGATCGAGGTGGCCTGCGAATACTGCGGCCAGCAGTACCGCTTCGACCCCGTGGACGCCGCGCAGATCTTCACCAACGCCGCGGAGCTGCTGCCGGGGACCAAGGCCGTCCAGTAG
- a CDS encoding septum formation initiator family protein, which yields MNPRIVPLVLLLLLVAVQAQLWTGRGSVGHVQEMKDKIAVQKQANDRARQENERLSSEVSDLRDGLDMVEEKARSELGMVKPNEVYVHVAPR from the coding sequence ATGAATCCCCGTATCGTCCCCTTGGTGCTGCTGCTTCTGCTGGTGGCCGTGCAGGCACAGCTCTGGACGGGCCGCGGCAGCGTGGGCCACGTGCAGGAAATGAAAGACAAGATCGCCGTGCAGAAGCAGGCGAACGACCGCGCGCGGCAGGAGAACGAGCGGCTGTCCTCGGAAGTGAGCGACCTGCGCGACGGCCTCGACATGGTCGAGGAAAAGGCCCGCAGCGAACTGGGCATGGTCAAGCCCAACGAGGTCTACGTCCACGTGGCGCCGCGCTGA
- the eno gene encoding phosphopyruvate hydratase, with protein sequence MSAIVDIVGREVLDSRGNPTVECDVLLESGVMGRAAVPSGASTGSREAIELRDGDKGRYLGKGVLKAVEHINTEISEAVLGLDASEQSFLDKTLIDLDGTDNKSRLGANAMLAVSMAVARAAAEESGLPLYRYLGGMGGIQLPVPMMNVINGGAHANNSLDLQEFMIIPVGAPSFREAVRWGAEVFHALKKIINDKGMSTAVGDEGGFAPSVENHEAAIQLILQAIDQAGYTAGDQIALGLDCAASEFFKDGKYVLEGEGGIQLTPQQWTDMLAAWVDKYPIISIEDGMAEGDWDGWKHLTERLGEKVQLVGDDLFVTNTKILKEGIDKRIANSILIKINQIGTLTETFAAIEMAKRAGYTAVISHRSGETEDSTIADIAVGTNAGQIKTGSLSRSDRVAKYNQLLRIEEDLGDIAHYPGREAFYNLR encoded by the coding sequence ATGAGTGCCATCGTTGATATCGTCGGCCGCGAAGTGCTGGACAGCCGCGGCAACCCCACCGTCGAATGCGACGTGCTTCTGGAATCGGGCGTGATGGGCCGTGCGGCCGTGCCGTCGGGCGCCTCCACCGGCAGCCGCGAAGCCATCGAGCTGCGCGACGGCGACAAGGGCCGCTACCTCGGCAAGGGCGTGCTCAAGGCCGTGGAGCACATCAACACCGAGATCTCCGAAGCCGTACTGGGCCTGGACGCCTCCGAACAGTCCTTCCTCGACAAGACCCTGATCGACCTCGACGGCACGGACAACAAGAGCCGCCTGGGCGCCAACGCGATGCTGGCCGTCTCCATGGCCGTGGCCCGCGCCGCGGCCGAAGAGTCCGGCCTGCCGCTGTACCGCTACCTGGGTGGCATGGGTGGCATCCAGCTGCCGGTGCCGATGATGAACGTCATCAACGGCGGTGCGCACGCCAACAACAGCCTGGACCTGCAGGAATTCATGATCATCCCCGTGGGCGCGCCGAGCTTCCGCGAAGCCGTCCGCTGGGGCGCCGAGGTGTTCCATGCGCTCAAGAAGATCATCAACGACAAGGGCATGAGCACCGCCGTGGGCGACGAAGGCGGCTTCGCGCCCAGCGTCGAGAACCACGAGGCGGCCATCCAGCTGATCCTGCAGGCCATCGACCAGGCGGGCTACACGGCCGGCGACCAGATCGCCCTGGGCCTGGACTGCGCGGCCAGCGAATTCTTCAAGGACGGCAAGTACGTGCTCGAAGGCGAAGGCGGCATCCAGCTCACGCCCCAGCAATGGACCGACATGCTCGCCGCCTGGGTGGACAAGTACCCGATCATCTCCATCGAGGACGGCATGGCCGAAGGCGACTGGGACGGCTGGAAGCACCTGACCGAACGCCTGGGCGAGAAGGTCCAGCTGGTGGGCGACGACCTCTTCGTCACCAACACCAAGATCCTGAAGGAAGGCATCGACAAGCGCATCGCCAACTCGATCCTCATCAAGATCAACCAGATCGGCACGCTGACCGAAACCTTCGCCGCCATCGAGATGGCCAAGCGCGCGGGCTACACGGCCGTGATCTCGCACCGATCGGGCGAGACGGAAGACTCCACCATCGCCGACATCGCCGTGGGCACCAACGCGGGCCAGATCAAGACCGGCTCGCTGAGCCGCTCGGACCGCGTCGCCAAGTACAACCAGCTGCTGCGCATCGAGGAAGACCTGGGCGACATCGCGCACTACCCCGGCCGCGAAGCGTTCTACAACCTGCGCTGA